From one Streptomyces chromofuscus genomic stretch:
- a CDS encoding acyl-CoA thioesterase: MTEPFSVRVTVRGYETDVQGHLNQAVYLNYAEHARWSLLRAAGITQAGLVATGVGPVALETTIRYLRELTAGDEVDVTCVFEWGKGKTFRMRQTIRRTDGTVAAELVGVGGLLDLKERRLLPDPQAYFKKLATDPSLFGL; this comes from the coding sequence ATGACCGAACCGTTCTCCGTCCGGGTGACGGTCCGCGGATACGAGACCGACGTGCAGGGCCACCTGAACCAGGCGGTCTACCTGAACTACGCGGAGCACGCCCGCTGGTCCCTGCTGCGGGCGGCCGGGATCACCCAGGCGGGCCTGGTGGCCACGGGCGTGGGCCCGGTGGCCCTGGAGACCACGATCCGCTACCTGCGCGAGCTGACGGCGGGCGACGAGGTCGACGTGACGTGCGTCTTCGAGTGGGGCAAGGGCAAGACGTTCAGGATGCGGCAGACGATCCGCAGGACCGACGGCACGGTCGCGGCCGAGCTGGTCGGGGTCGGCGGGTTGCTGGACCTGAAGGAGCGCAGGCTGCTGCCCGACCCACAGGCGTACTTCAAGAAGCTGGCGACCGACCCGAGCCTGTTCGGGCTGTAG
- a CDS encoding winged helix-turn-helix transcriptional regulator, whose translation MSQGNTGVTVQVVNAHACPVREVLDRVAGKWAVQILVAAAHGPIRFTELERSIEGISRRMLTLTLRNLERDGLVVRTVHPTVPPKVEYELTPVARELHETLQRLTDWAERNRMYIAEARAAYDAEHDPELVGA comes from the coding sequence ATGTCCCAGGGGAACACCGGTGTTACCGTCCAGGTCGTGAACGCACACGCCTGCCCGGTGCGGGAAGTTCTTGACAGGGTGGCCGGCAAGTGGGCGGTCCAGATCCTGGTCGCCGCCGCGCACGGGCCGATCCGCTTCACCGAGTTGGAGCGGAGCATCGAGGGGATCAGCCGCCGCATGCTGACCCTCACCCTGCGCAATCTGGAGCGCGACGGGCTCGTCGTACGGACCGTGCATCCCACGGTGCCGCCGAAGGTGGAGTACGAACTCACTCCTGTCGCCCGTGAGTTGCACGAGACGCTGCAACGGCTGACGGACTGGGCCGAGCGCAACCGGATGTACATCGCCGAGGCGCGGGCGGCGTACGACGCCGAGCACGATCCGGAGCTGGTCGGCGCGTGA